The DNA window ATAGTTGTTATTGTAATACGTATTGCTTTCATTTATTCTAATATTATGTTATTGTTATAATCATTACAAATGTTAAGCCAAAAGTATGTATTTATTATAAATAATGTAAATTTGCAAGCCTTAAATAACTATTATTTAATGCGTGATAATTATTAACTTTAAAATTAAGCATGAAAAAAAGTATTTTTATTTTTTTACTTGGGATCTTTTCTTTTAGTTCAGCCTTCGCCCAACAAACCCTAATTAAGGGTAGTGTTAAAGATGCTGTAACCAATGAACCCATACCAGATGTTACAATTACTATTGAAGAAACATCGCAAGCTACAACTACTAATGGTTTTGGTGAGTTTACTTTTTCTTCAAATGTTCCCTTAGGTGAACAAGTGTTGAAAATATCTAAAGATGGATATGTAACTAAAAGATATCCTATTGTAGTGAATGAAGGTCAAACTGTAGATATTACAGATATGACTTTAGACATTGATGTCTCAGATTCTGTAGATTTATTTACAATCTCGTTAACAGATGACGAACTTAATGATGACACTAGTGCCTCAGATAATATTTCTGGGTTATTACAATCGTCACAAGACATCTATCAACGTACAGCTGCTTTTGAGTTTAGTTCTTCTTTCTTTAGAGTAAGAGGTTTAGATTCAGATAATGGTTCCGTTTTAATTAACGGTGTTGAAATGAACAAATTGTATAATGGAAGACCACAATGGAGTAATTGGGGAGGACTTAATGATGTAATGCGTAACCAAGAACTGACTTCTGGGTTAACACCTTCAGCGTATAACTTTGGAGGTATTTTAGGAACATCTAACATTAACACAAGAGCTTCAAAATACAGACAAGGTGGTCGTGTAACCTATTCATCATCTAACCGTAGTTATACTAACCGATTAATGACTAGTTATTCTTCTGGCTTAGTAGAAGGAGGTTGGGCTTACAGCTTTTCTCTTGGAAGACGATGGGGAAATGAAGGTTATCAAGATGCTTCTTTATATGATGCAAATTCATTTTTCGCATCTATTGAAAAGAAAATCAATGATAAGCATAGTATCAACTTTACATCAATTTATGCTCCAAATAGAAGAGGTAAATCTTCACCAAATACTCAAGAAGTTTATGACTTAAAAGGTATTAAATATAATGAATATTGGGGATATTTAGATGGTGAAAAACGCAACTCTCGTATTAAAGAAGTAAAAGAACCAATACTAATGTTAAACCACTATTGGGATATTAGTACTAAAACATCTTTAAACACAAATGTTGCTTACCAATTTGGTACTTTAGGAAATAGTCGTTTAGATTATTCTGGTGGTGGAAACCCAAGTCCAGCTTATTACCAAGATTTACCGAGTTACAATTTATCAGATGATGATGGGCCAGATTATGCTAATGCCTATATTAATGAACAGAATTTTATTAATGATGGCCAACTTGACTGGGAGCGTATTATAGATGCTAACATCACTAATAATGACCCAACTAATGGTGGAGCTAGACCAGCAGCTTATGTTCTATATGAAGACAGAAGTGATGATAAGCAACTGACAATCAATTCAATTTTAAGTTCAGAAATTAATGATAATATTTTATTAAACGCTTCTGTTAACTATAAAAGATTAAAATCTGAAAATTTTGGAGAAATTTTAGACTTATTAGGATCTAACGTTGGAGCATTAAATGTAGATTCTTTTGACGGTTTCCAGTATGATTCTCAAAATCCTGACCGTATCGTTGGTGAAGGAGATAAATTCAGATATAACTATAATTTATTTGCTAATGTTATTTCAGGATATGCTCAAGCTCAATTCAAGTACAATAAAGTAGACTTTTATGTCTCTGCAAGTGTTACAAATACAACATATCAAAGAGAAGGTTTATGGGAACACAGTAGATTCGCAGGAGATTTATCTTATGGTAAAGGAAAAGAATTAACTTTTACTGGAATTGGTACAAAAGCAGGATTTACTTATAAAATAACTGGTAAGCATTTATTAGATGTTAATGCTGGTTATATAACACGAGCACCTTCATTACGTAACACCTTTTCTAATTCAAGAGAAAACGCAAGTGTAGTAAGAGGTATAACTGAAGAAAAAGTAACTTCGTTTGATGCAAGTTACATTTTTAGATCTTCAATTGTTAAAGCTAAACTTACAGGATATTATTCAAAAATAGAAGATGCAAATGAAGTAGGATTTTATTATGCTGATGGTTTAAGTGGTTTTGATATTCAAGACAATGATACTTCTGCATTTGTACAAGAAATATTACAAGGAATCGATAAAAAACATATTGGAGTTGAATTAGGTATCGAAGCACAAGTTACACCAACTATTAAATTAAAAGGTGCAGGTTCTGTTGGTCAATATACTTATGATAACAATCCTAACTTATACTTAACATCTGCTAGTTTCACATCAGCTGATGGTTCAATTTCTTATGGAGAAGCGAATTTAAAAGATTATAAAATTGCTGGAGGTCCTCAACGTGCTGCTTCAATTGGTTTTGAATATAGAGATCCTGATTACTGGTGGTTTGGTGCAACAGCAAACTTTTTCTCAAATGCATATATAGATATTAATACGTTAACAAGAACAGAGAATTTTTATTTAGATGCTGATGGCTTACCATTTAATGACTATGATGAAGACGTTGCTAATGGTTTGTTAAAACAAGAAAAAATTGACGATTATATGGTTGTTAACCTTATAGGTGGAAAATCATGGAAAATAGATCAATACTATATTGGTTTTTTTGCTAGTGTTGGTAACCTGTTAGATAAACAATACAAAACTGGAGGTTTTGAACAAGGTAGAAACGCAAATTATAGAGAGTTAAGAGATGATAATTCTAACCCTAAACGTGTTTTTGGACCTAAATATTGGTATGGCCGTGGTACAAATTACTTTGTAAATGTGTACTTTAGATTTTAAAAAAAATAATTATGAAAAAATTAATATTAACACTTATGAAAACGAACAAAATTTTTACACTTTTCACGATTATAGCTATGAGTTTTGCTATAACTTCGTGTGTACAAGACGATGACTATACTGTGCCTAGCAGTTTAGGAGATGAAGAAAATGCGCTTTTAAATGATTTATTATCAGGAAATGCAATTGAAGTTACAATTGCTCAGGTAAAAGCTATGTATTTAGTTGAATTTGATCCAGGAGATAATGCTGCAGTTCTTATTGATGAAGACATCTATGTTAAAGGATATGTTTCTTCGTCTGATCAAACTGGAAACTTTTTCAAAGAGTTTTACATTCAAGATAGCCCATCTAATCCTACAGGAGCTTTAAAAATTGCAATAGATCAAGTAGATACTTACAATCAATTTAATATTGGTAGAGAAGTATATGTTAACTTAAATGGTCTTTATATTGGAGAGCAAAGAATTGAAGATGGTGTGATTACTATTGGAGGTGATACTGAAACAGACCAATATGGTACTACAGTCGTAAGATTAAACACTATCCAAAAATCAAGAAAAGTACTGAGGTCTAAAACAACTGAAGTAATGGAACCATTGGTAACTACTTTTTCTCAATTAACAGATAGTTCTGTTGGACTATTAGTAAGTGTTGAAAATGCTGAATTTGCTGATGACTTAGCTGGACTAAATTACTTTGATCCTATTCAATCTTTTGATACTCAAAGAAGGCTTCAAACATGCGAAGGAGCATCATATACTACGTTTAACTTAGAAACAAGTAGTTTTGCTAACTTTAAAAACACACCATTACCGCTTGGAAATGGAACAATTACAGCTGTTGTGAATAAAACTTTTGATGGAGCTAGTGTAATCTTAGCATTAAACTCAATTGATAATGTAAACTTTACTGAAGCTCGTTGTGAGGTGATAGATATTAGTGACTATGTTGTCGTGT is part of the Psychroserpens ponticola genome and encodes:
- a CDS encoding DUF5689 domain-containing protein; the protein is MKKLILTLMKTNKIFTLFTIIAMSFAITSCVQDDDYTVPSSLGDEENALLNDLLSGNAIEVTIAQVKAMYLVEFDPGDNAAVLIDEDIYVKGYVSSSDQTGNFFKEFYIQDSPSNPTGALKIAIDQVDTYNQFNIGREVYVNLNGLYIGEQRIEDGVITIGGDTETDQYGTTVVRLNTIQKSRKVLRSKTTEVMEPLVTTFSQLTDSSVGLLVSVENAEFADDLAGLNYFDPIQSFDTQRRLQTCEGASYTTFNLETSSFANFKNTPLPLGNGTITAVVNKTFDGASVILALNSIDNVNFTEARCEVIDISDYVVVYEEDFVGGLNGWEVNTTEGTMDWYPASFGGVSYIRGSAYDGSNAVQMVSWLISPSFDFDAQTDEQMILEIADAFSDAGEEPLTAYYSNDYVSGNDPSTATWTEVGASQIEALPINGGFFDNVYDATNFIDLSAATGNGVIAFVYDSDDAAISSTRDLGNVKILSPQ
- a CDS encoding TonB-dependent receptor, coding for MKKSIFIFLLGIFSFSSAFAQQTLIKGSVKDAVTNEPIPDVTITIEETSQATTTNGFGEFTFSSNVPLGEQVLKISKDGYVTKRYPIVVNEGQTVDITDMTLDIDVSDSVDLFTISLTDDELNDDTSASDNISGLLQSSQDIYQRTAAFEFSSSFFRVRGLDSDNGSVLINGVEMNKLYNGRPQWSNWGGLNDVMRNQELTSGLTPSAYNFGGILGTSNINTRASKYRQGGRVTYSSSNRSYTNRLMTSYSSGLVEGGWAYSFSLGRRWGNEGYQDASLYDANSFFASIEKKINDKHSINFTSIYAPNRRGKSSPNTQEVYDLKGIKYNEYWGYLDGEKRNSRIKEVKEPILMLNHYWDISTKTSLNTNVAYQFGTLGNSRLDYSGGGNPSPAYYQDLPSYNLSDDDGPDYANAYINEQNFINDGQLDWERIIDANITNNDPTNGGARPAAYVLYEDRSDDKQLTINSILSSEINDNILLNASVNYKRLKSENFGEILDLLGSNVGALNVDSFDGFQYDSQNPDRIVGEGDKFRYNYNLFANVISGYAQAQFKYNKVDFYVSASVTNTTYQREGLWEHSRFAGDLSYGKGKELTFTGIGTKAGFTYKITGKHLLDVNAGYITRAPSLRNTFSNSRENASVVRGITEEKVTSFDASYIFRSSIVKAKLTGYYSKIEDANEVGFYYADGLSGFDIQDNDTSAFVQEILQGIDKKHIGVELGIEAQVTPTIKLKGAGSVGQYTYDNNPNLYLTSASFTSADGSISYGEANLKDYKIAGGPQRAASIGFEYRDPDYWWFGATANFFSNAYIDINTLTRTENFYLDADGLPFNDYDEDVANGLLKQEKIDDYMVVNLIGGKSWKIDQYYIGFFASVGNLLDKQYKTGGFEQGRNANYRELRDDNSNPKRVFGPKYWYGRGTNYFVNVYFRF